DNA from Salinibacterium sp. dk2585:
GCAGGCTTGAACTCCTTGATCTGACGCCGAAGTTTCGCCATGCGGGAATGGATGCGGCGACGGTCGAGCTCGATCTTCGTCTCACCCGGCCCACGGCTTCCCATACCCGCCCCAGCGCCACCCACCTGACCACCGGCCTGGCGGGACATCGACTCGCCCCACCCGCGAAGACGCGGGAGCAGGTACTCGAGTTGCGCGAGCTCGACCTGGGCCTTGCCCTCCCGGCTCTTGGCGTGCTGGCTGAAGATGTCGAGGATGACGGCCGTGCGGTCGATGACCTTGACCCGGATGACGTCTTCCAGGGCCCTCCGCTGGCTTGGGGCCAGCTCACCATCGACGATCACGGTGTCAGCGCCGACCGAGGCGACGACATCCCGCAGTTCATGCGCCTTGCCCTTGCCGAAGTAGGTGCTCGGGTCGGGCGTCGCCCGCTTCTGCAGCAGTCCGTCAAGCACGACAGCACCGGCCGTCTCTGCAAGCGCGAAGAGCTCCCGCATGGAGTTCTCCGCCTCCTTGAGCGTGCCCTGCGAGTAGATCCCGATCAGGACGACCTTCTCGAGGCGCAGCTGCCGATACTCGACCTCGGTGACGTCTTCGAGCTCGGTCGAGAGGCCAGAGACCCGGCGAAGCGCCTCGCGCTCCTCGCGGTCGAACTGCTCGCCATCCGTCTCGCCGGTCGGCGCAGCGCCCGGATCAGACTGGAGCGCCTGGGCGCGTTCACTCGTGAAGATCGTGGAGCCTACAGGTCGGGTCGCCGCGCTGGCCAACACGCGCTCGATGACGTCCTCGTCACGACGCTCTTCAGATTCAGCTTCAGTCATTGGGTTAACCCTAGCTCCTCGCTATTCGATAGGTTTCTCTCCATGGCCAACGAGCACTACTTCTCCGCAGAACCGGAGAGTGAGCTCAAACTACGCCCGCTGACTGTGAACCTCGCGGGGTTGCCCCGCACACTCACGACCGCAGGTGGAGTGTTTAGTCCCGATCGCATCGACGTTGGGACCCAGGTGCTTCTTGCCAATACTCCCCCTCCGCCGCCGGGAGGACACCTGCTGGATCTTGGCAGCGGTTGGGGCCCGATCGCCCTCACGATGGCGCTCGAATCACCTCACGCAACCGTCTGGGCAGTCGACGTGAACGAGCGTGCGCTCGACCTCGTGCGCCGAAATGCCGAGACCCTCGGCCTGTCGAATGTGAACGCAGTGCTGCCCCAGGATGTTCCCGACGACGTGACCTTCATGGGCATCCGCTCGAACCCGCCCATCAGGGTGGGCAAGAACGTGCTCCACGACATGCTGCTGCACTGGCTGCCGCGGCTCGAGGCGGCAGCCGACGCCTGGCTCGTCGTGCAGAAGAATCTCGGTTCCGACTCTCTGCAGCGCTGGATGGAAGGCGCACTGCCCACGGGATTCGCCGTCACCAGGGCGGCCACAAACAAGGGCTTCCGCGTACTCCGCGTTCGCCGACGCTGACGGCGTCAGACGCTGAGGTCTCCCTCGAAGACCAGCACCGCTGGACCACTCAGCGAGACGTGCTCGCCGTCCTCAGCCGCCCACATCCGCACGCCGAGTGACCCACCCGGCACGTCAACGCGCCAGTGGTCTGGAGCGCCGGCGCCCGCCCAGTGACGCGTTGCAAGCGCAGCCGCCGCGGCACCCGTGCCGCAGGAGAGGGTCTCGCCGCTCCCACGCTCGTGCACCCGCATCGTGATGTGCCCTATGCCATCCACGACGAGCGGGTCGTGCGGTACGACGAACTCGACGTTCGCCCCATCCGGCGCCTCGGGTTCCAGGACGGGCGGGACAGAAAGATCTGCGGCATCCAGCTCGTCCTTCGATGACAACGCCACGACGACATGCGGGTTGCCGACATTGATGCCGAGGCCGGGACGCGCGACGGGCACGCCTGCCGTGCGGACGAGGGGATCGGAACCGTCGAGGCGCCAGCGGCCGAGGTCGACCTGGAAGCCGCGCTGGTTGCGCTGGAGGTCGCGCACTCCAGCCCGCGTGCCAACCGTCAGCGTGTCATTGCGTCCAAGCTCGACGAGACCGTTTGCCGTGAGGTACTCCGCGAAGACACGGATGCCGTTGCCACACATCTCCGACGGTGAACCATCCGCATTGTGGTAGTCCATGAACCACTCGGCAGCGTCATCCTCAGCGAGGGCAGCCGCCCCCTCCGGAAGCTTGGACGAGCGGACCGCCCGGATCACGCCGTCGCCACCCACGCCGAAGCGTCGGTCGGCGATCGCGGCGAGCTGTTCGGGGCTCAGCTCGATCGTGCCGTCTGGGTCGGCGAACAGCACGAAGTCATTGCCCGTGCCGTGCCCCTTGGTGAAATGGATCTCAGGCATTGTCCAAGGATACGTGCGCGGTTGTGCCGGCCAGTGCGCGGACAGCCGCGGCATCGGCCCTCTCCGGGTTGTCGTGCTCGAGCCACAGCGCCGAACGATAGCGGCGGAACCAGCCCACCTGCCGCCGTGCGTAGCGTCGGGTGAGCGCCTGAGTCTGCTCGATCGCGGCCTCACGGGAAAGCTCGCCCCGCAGTTGGGCGATCGCCTGCGCGTAGCCGATTGCGCGCTGTGCCGTGACGCCGCGCTCGATTCCCGCGGCCATGAGCGACTCGACCTCATCGAGCATGCCGGAGCGCCACATGCCTTCCACACGGGCATCGAGTCGCTGCACGAGCACGTCGCGCGGCGCCGTGAGGCCCAGGATGCGCGTGTCGGGCCACCAGGGAGCGTCCTCCGGGAGGCCCGCGCCGAAAGGCTCCCCCGTGATCTCGATCACCTCGAGGGCCCTCACGATGCGTCGACCATTGTGCGGCCCGATCGACTTTGCCGCGTCGGGGTCGCGCTCCTGCAGCCGTCGGAACAGCGCACCGGGGCCGGCCGCCTCAAGCTCGACCTCGAGGCGCTCGCGCACGCTGGCATCCGTGCCAGGAAACCGGAAGTCGAAGAGCACCGAGGAGATGTAGAGTCCCGAGCCTCCCACGAGAATCGGCGTCGCGCCTCGCTCCGCGATCTCCGTCACGGCCGCGCGTGCCTGCTCCTGGAAGGCGGCGACACTCGCCTCCTCGTCGACGTCGAGCACGTCGAACATGTGATGCGGGACACCTCGACGCTCCCCTAGGGGAATCTTCGCCGTGCCGATGTCCATGCCGCGGTAGAGCTGCATGGCGTCGCCGTTGACGATCTCGGCCGAACCCCCGGCATCCGCGATCCGTTCGGCCACCTCCAGCGAGAGTTCGCTCTTGCCTGTGCCGGTCGCACCGACGATCGCGATCAGGGGCGGCTGCTCGGCCACAGTGCTCAGCGCTCTCCGTCAGCCGAGTCGTAGATCGGCACGGTCGCCACGCGGAGCGACGGCAGGCCAAGCGAGACCCGCCCCGGCGTGCTCGTGCCCGAGGCCGCCGACGCGGGCACGCCGCACGAAGCCGCCTCGGCACGGTCCCACGCATCGCCGGAACGGGTGCGTCGGATGCTCGGGGCTGTTCCCGCCGCGGCATCCGCAATGAGGTAGAAGGGCTTGGCGTCGCTCACGACGACCGTCACGATGTCACCGGGGCGCGGCGTCGGCGAGTCCTGGGGCAGCGCGAAGTGCACGAGACGGCTGTCCTCGGCGCGACCGGAGAGCCGGTGCGTCTGCGCGTCCTTCGTGCCCTCGGCCGAGACCATGACGTTGACCGTGGTGCCGACGAGCTTCTGGTTCTCCTCCCAGGAGATGCGGTCCTGCAGCTCGACAAGCCGCTCGTAGCGCTCCTGCACGACAGCCTTGGGCACCTGGTCGGGCATAGTGGCCGCGGGCGTGCCAGGCCGGATTGAATACTGGAAGGTGAATGCAGAGGCGAAGCGCGCCTGCTGGACCACGCGAAGCGTCTCCTGGAAGTCCTCCTCTGTCTCCCCCGGGAAGCCCACGATGATGTCGGTCGAGATCGCGGCGTGCGGGATGCGATCACGCACGCGGTCGAGGATGCCGAGGAAGCGCTCCGAGCGGTAGCTGCGACGCATCGCCTTGAGGACGCGGTCGGAGCCCGATTGGAGGGGCATGTGGAGCTGTGGCATGACGTTGGGCGTCTCCGCCATGGCGTGGATCACGTCGTCAGTGAATGCGGCAGGATGCGGACTCGTGAAGCGCACGCGCTCGAGCCCGTCGATCTCCCCCGTCGCACGAAGGAGCTTACTGAAGGCCTGCCGGTCGCCGAACTCGACGCCGTAGGAGTTGACGTTCTGGCCGAGCAGCGTGACCTCGATCGCGCCGTCGTCCACGAGCGCCTGTACCTCAGCGAGGATGTCGCCGGGACGGCGATCCTTCTCCTTACCGCGCAGCGCCGGCACGATGCAGAAGGTGCAGGTGTTGTTGCAGCCGACGGAGATGGAGACCCAGCCGCTGTGGGTCGATTCACGCCGCGTCGGGAGCGTCGAGGGGAACACCTCGAGCGACTCGAGGATCTCGATCTCGGCCTTGCCGTTGTGCCGCGCGCGCTCGAGGAGCGTGGGGAGGGACCCCATGTTGTGCGTGCCGAAGACGACATCGACCCAGGGGGCCTTCTCAAGGATGACGTTCTTGTCCTTTTGCGCGAGGCAGCCACCCACGGCGATCTGCATCCCCTCGTGGCGACGCTTGATCGAGGCGAGCTGGCCAAGGTTGCCGTACAGCTTGTTGTCGGCGTTCTCCCGCACAGCGCAGGTGTTGATGACGACGACATCCGCTTCCGTGCCGTCAGCCCGCACGTAGCCCGCCGCTTCGAGGGAACCACTGAGCCGCTCTGAGTCGTGGACGTTCATCTGGCACCCATAGGTGCGCACCTCGTAGGTGCGCGGCGATGTGCCCTGGGGCGATGCGAGGGACGGAGCGAGCGTGGTCATGATCACGCTAGCCTAACGCCGCTGGGCCGCACGGGTGGGGCGCTCAGGAGCGCTCGAGAGTGACCGTGAGCGTGCGCTCACTCAGCGTCGAGGTGGCCGTCGCCTCGAGCGTGTCGGCGGATGCTACGTAGTCGGCCCGGTAGACGAGATCACCGTGGACGGCGTCCACGTGCACAGTGATCGTGAGCACTCCGCCGTCGAGTTGCCAGGTGTCGCGCTCGTCATGCCAGTCGCCATCGTTGAAGGCGACGATGACCGTGTGATCGGGCTCAAGGGTGAAAGACGTACGGTCGCCTGCACTGTCCACCCCCTGCCACGAGGTGCCGACGAGGGATTGCTCCAGCGATGTCTCCTTAGAGACCGCGCTGGGCGAGGGAGGTTGCGGACTTGCGGACTCGACGACGGGAGGCATCGCCGAGCACCCGGCGAGGGCAGCGACCGCGAAGCCGCACAGGATAGCTCGGCCCAGTTGCATGGCCCCATGGTAGTCGCGGGCTGCGTGGCCCTCAGCGGAAGCGCACGCCTCCCGGGCGGGAGCGCGGCGACCCGAGGGCCCGGTCGACAGCGTCGCGGATGACCTCGGACGAGTAGCCCTTGCGCTGGAGGAAGCCGGTCAGGCGGCGCTTGGCGGTCTCATGGTCATAGGACTGCAACTGGGAGGCGCGCTTCTCGGCGAGCTCGATGGCACGCTCACGCTCGTCATCTCGCCCCAGCGACTCGAGCGCTGCGTCGATGATCTCCTGCTCGATGTGCCTGCGCCGGAGCTCCGCCACGATCGCCTGCCTGCCGAGCCCTTTGCGCTCGTGCTGCGTGCGCACGAGGGTCTCTGCGAGGGCAGCATCATCGACCAGGCCCACCGCCTCGAGCCGGCCGAGCTCGTACTCGATCGCCTCATCGTCAAGGTCTCTCGAGCGCAGGAGGTTTTCGAGCTCCCAGCGAGACATGTTGCGACGGCCGAGTCCCGCGAGACTCACATTGGACGCGCGCTTCGCCTGGCGCTCAGGAACCTGCGGCGCGTCGCGCGGCGCCTCGTCGACCCCGGGCACCGCCCACTCTGCGTCGGCGCGTGCGCCCGGGAGGTAGGTGACGGGGGCGAGATGCCCGCCCCCGTCACCGCTGCTGGAGGACACTACGTCAGGCCCCTACGGCCTTGCGGCCAGCGACCTTCGGCACGATCGGCTCGACGTTGTCTGCCGGCGCTGCGACAGCATTCGGGTCCTTCGTGATGCCGAGCTTGACGAGGATCTTGTCTTCGATCTCCTTGGCGACCTCGGGGTGCTCGATGAGGTACCGGCGGGAGTTCTCCTTGCCCTGCCCGAGCTGGTCACCGTCGTAGGTGTACCAGGCACCCGACTTGCGGACGATGCCGTGCTCCACACCGAAGTCGAGCAGGCTGCCCTCGCGGGAGATGCCGACGCCGTAGAGGATGTCGAACTCGGCCTGCTTGAAAGGCGGTGCCATCTTGTTCTTGACGACCTTCACGCGAGTGCGGTTTCCGACCGCGTCGGTGCCCTCCTTGAGGGTCTCGATGCGGCGGATGTCAAGGCGAACCGAAGCGTAGAACTTGAGCGCCTTACCACCCGCAGTGGTCTCGGGGCTGCCGAAGAACACGCCGATCTTCTCGCGGAGCTGGTTGATGAAGATCATGGTGGTGCCGGTCGAGTTGAGGCCACCGGTGAGCTTGCGGAGCGCCTGGGACATGAGTCGCGCCTGCAGGCCGACGTGGGAGTCGCCCATCTCGCCCTCGATCTCAGC
Protein-coding regions in this window:
- the hflX gene encoding GTPase HflX; this translates as MTEAESEERRDEDVIERVLASAATRPVGSTIFTSERAQALQSDPGAAPTGETDGEQFDREEREALRRVSGLSTELEDVTEVEYRQLRLEKVVLIGIYSQGTLKEAENSMRELFALAETAGAVVLDGLLQKRATPDPSTYFGKGKAHELRDVVASVGADTVIVDGELAPSQRRALEDVIRVKVIDRTAVILDIFSQHAKSREGKAQVELAQLEYLLPRLRGWGESMSRQAGGQVGGAGAGMGSRGPGETKIELDRRRIHSRMAKLRRQIKEFKPAREAKRANRNRFAVPSVAIAGYTNAGKSSLLNRITRAGVLVENALFATLDATVRKAVTADGRNYTLTDTVGFVRNLPHQLVEAFRSTLEEVAEADVIVHVVDASHPDPASQLATVRDVIGEVGARDIPEIVAFNKADLADDDQRLLLRGLEPDGIFVSARTGEGVEELLARIQDVLPDLAEEIEVVVPFDRGDLVALAHDRGRVLASTYDEHGTKLHAMVDGQLASQLRAVDVAALGEPTPSS
- a CDS encoding class I SAM-dependent methyltransferase is translated as MANEHYFSAEPESELKLRPLTVNLAGLPRTLTTAGGVFSPDRIDVGTQVLLANTPPPPPGGHLLDLGSGWGPIALTMALESPHATVWAVDVNERALDLVRRNAETLGLSNVNAVLPQDVPDDVTFMGIRSNPPIRVGKNVLHDMLLHWLPRLEAAADAWLVVQKNLGSDSLQRWMEGALPTGFAVTRAATNKGFRVLRVRRR
- the dapF gene encoding diaminopimelate epimerase — encoded protein: MPEIHFTKGHGTGNDFVLFADPDGTIELSPEQLAAIADRRFGVGGDGVIRAVRSSKLPEGAAALAEDDAAEWFMDYHNADGSPSEMCGNGIRVFAEYLTANGLVELGRNDTLTVGTRAGVRDLQRNQRGFQVDLGRWRLDGSDPLVRTAGVPVARPGLGINVGNPHVVVALSSKDELDAADLSVPPVLEPEAPDGANVEFVVPHDPLVVDGIGHITMRVHERGSGETLSCGTGAAAAALATRHWAGAGAPDHWRVDVPGGSLGVRMWAAEDGEHVSLSGPAVLVFEGDLSV
- the miaA gene encoding tRNA (adenosine(37)-N6)-dimethylallyltransferase MiaA gives rise to the protein MAEQPPLIAIVGATGTGKSELSLEVAERIADAGGSAEIVNGDAMQLYRGMDIGTAKIPLGERRGVPHHMFDVLDVDEEASVAAFQEQARAAVTEIAERGATPILVGGSGLYISSVLFDFRFPGTDASVRERLEVELEAAGPGALFRRLQERDPDAAKSIGPHNGRRIVRALEVIEITGEPFGAGLPEDAPWWPDTRILGLTAPRDVLVQRLDARVEGMWRSGMLDEVESLMAAGIERGVTAQRAIGYAQAIAQLRGELSREAAIEQTQALTRRYARRQVGWFRRYRSALWLEHDNPERADAAAVRALAGTTAHVSLDNA
- the miaB gene encoding tRNA (N6-isopentenyl adenosine(37)-C2)-methylthiotransferase MiaB, producing MTTLAPSLASPQGTSPRTYEVRTYGCQMNVHDSERLSGSLEAAGYVRADGTEADVVVINTCAVRENADNKLYGNLGQLASIKRRHEGMQIAVGGCLAQKDKNVILEKAPWVDVVFGTHNMGSLPTLLERARHNGKAEIEILESLEVFPSTLPTRRESTHSGWVSISVGCNNTCTFCIVPALRGKEKDRRPGDILAEVQALVDDGAIEVTLLGQNVNSYGVEFGDRQAFSKLLRATGEIDGLERVRFTSPHPAAFTDDVIHAMAETPNVMPQLHMPLQSGSDRVLKAMRRSYRSERFLGILDRVRDRIPHAAISTDIIVGFPGETEEDFQETLRVVQQARFASAFTFQYSIRPGTPAATMPDQVPKAVVQERYERLVELQDRISWEENQKLVGTTVNVMVSAEGTKDAQTHRLSGRAEDSRLVHFALPQDSPTPRPGDIVTVVVSDAKPFYLIADAAAGTAPSIRRTRSGDAWDRAEAASCGVPASAASGTSTPGRVSLGLPSLRVATVPIYDSADGER
- a CDS encoding regulatory protein RecX, which gives rise to MSSSSGDGGGHLAPVTYLPGARADAEWAVPGVDEAPRDAPQVPERQAKRASNVSLAGLGRRNMSRWELENLLRSRDLDDEAIEYELGRLEAVGLVDDAALAETLVRTQHERKGLGRQAIVAELRRRHIEQEIIDAALESLGRDDERERAIELAEKRASQLQSYDHETAKRRLTGFLQRKGYSSEVIRDAVDRALGSPRSRPGGVRFR
- the recA gene encoding recombinase RecA; protein product: MASAADREKALDTALAQIDRQFGKGSVMRLGSDDRAPVQVIPTGSIALDVALGVGGLPRGRIVEIYGPESSGKTTLTLHAIANAQRAGGIAAFIDAEHALDPEYAKSLGVDIDSLLVSQPDTGEQALEIADMLVRSGSIDLIVIDSVAALVPRAEIEGEMGDSHVGLQARLMSQALRKLTGGLNSTGTTMIFINQLREKIGVFFGSPETTAGGKALKFYASVRLDIRRIETLKEGTDAVGNRTRVKVVKNKMAPPFKQAEFDILYGVGISREGSLLDFGVEHGIVRKSGAWYTYDGDQLGQGKENSRRYLIEHPEVAKEIEDKILVKLGITKDPNAVAAPADNVEPIVPKVAGRKAVGA